A genomic region of Sciurus carolinensis chromosome 7, mSciCar1.2, whole genome shotgun sequence contains the following coding sequences:
- the LOC124988074 gene encoding histone H2A type 1-A-like — MSGRGKQGGKARAKARTRSCRAGLQFPVGRIHRLLRKGNYAERVGAGAPVYLAAVLEYLTAEILELAGNAARDNKKTRIIPRHLQLAIRNDEELNKLLGGVTIAQGGVLPNIQAVLLPKKTENRHHKIQTK; from the coding sequence ATGTCTGGACGTGGTAAGCAGGGCGGCAAGGCACGCGCTAAGGCGAGGACCCGCTCTTGTAGAGCGGGGCTGCAGTTTCCCGTGGGCCGAATCCACCGCTTGCTGCGTAAGGGCAACTATGCGGAGCGGGTTGGAGCTGGCGCACCAGTCTATTTGGCAGCGGTGCTGGAGTACCTAACGGCCGAGATCTTGGAGCTGGCGGGCAATGCGGCCCGCGACAACAAGAAGACGCGCATCATTCCGCGCCACTTGCAGCTGGCCATCCGCAACGATGAAGAGCTTAATAAGTTACTGGGTGGCGTGACCATCGCGCAGGGTGGCGTCTTGCCCAACATCCAGGCCGTACTGCTGCCCAAGAAAACTGAGAATCGTCACCACAAGATCCAGACCAAGTAA
- the LOC124988075 gene encoding histone H2B type 1-A, which produces MPELSSKGTTISKKGFKKAVTKTQKKEGKKRKRCRKESYSIYIYKVLKQVHPDTGISSKAMSIMNSFVTDIFERIAGEASRLAHYNKRSTITSREIQTAVRLLLPGELAKHAVSEGTKAVTKYTSSK; this is translated from the coding sequence ATGCCGGAGTTGTCTTCTAAAGGTACTACGATTTCCAAGAAGGGCTTCAAGAAAGCTGTCACTAAGACTcagaagaaggagggaaagaagcgCAAGAGGTGCCGCAAAGAGAGCTATTCCATTTACATCTACAAGGTGCTGAAGCAGGTGCATCCTGACACAGGCATCTCCTCGAAGGCCATGAGCATCATGAATTCCTTTGTTACTGATATATTTGAACGTATAGCTGGCGAGGCGTCGCGCCTGGCGCACTACAACAAGCGCTCCACCATTACATCCCGGGAGATTCAGACAGCTGTGCGTCTCCTGCTTCCCGGGGAACTGGCTAAGCACGCTGTGTCCGAGGGTACCAAAGCTGTCACTAAGTACACCAGTTCCAAGTAA